Genomic DNA from Peribacillus sp. FSL H8-0477:
GCATATTTAAATCATGTTTCAACTGACCATTATCCTCCCAATCAATTGAAGGAATAACTTCTAGACAGCCTAATTGTTCTAATGTTTTTGGGCTGTTGAGTGTACTTACTACACCAACAGCCACATCAATCCCGCGTTTTTTCAGCTCATTTCCTTCAAGGAGTAAATGATAGGTTTTCCCAGAGCCGCTTACCGCTCCGAGGATGATTTTGAGTCTGCCTTTTTTGATCGTGGAAATCGATTGGAGAATCTCTTCAGGTGATTTTCGGCGAAAGTTCTGGGACATGATCATACCTCCTAATCCAATTCAGCGTTAAGAGGAGAGTAACTATCACTCTCCTCCACTCTTTCACAATTCATCTAATGCTATATTTATCTCTAAAACATTGATTCTGGGTTCTCCAAATAACCCTAGCGAGCGGCCTTCCTTATGTGTATTGATAAGGTCATATAAACGTTCTTCTGAAATCCCGCGTTCTTTGGCTATTCGAGGTACCTGAATGTCTGCTCCTTGAATAGAAATATTTGGGTCAAGTCCTGAACCTGAATTAGTGACTAAATCGGCTGGTATCTCTGATTGTTTGACTGTTGGGTTTTCCTCTAGGAATTTAACCATCTCACTTTTTGTTCGTTCTATCATTTCTTTATTCGATGGAGAATAATTAGGCGTACCTGAACCAGCTGCATCATAATTAATAGAAGAAACACGACCATGAAAATAGCCGGGGTCTGTAAAAGATTGACCAATTAACCGCGAACCAATCAGCTCTCCTGCTTTATTTTCAAGTAAACTGCCCTCTGCTTTTGCCGGCATTATTACTTGGGAAACCCCTGTCAACAGCAGCGGATAAGCTAACCCGCAAATGACGAGCAAGACGAAAACTAAACGGATACTTTTTAACATGCATACCACACCTTTTTATAAGATTAAGATAATCCAGCTAATACAAGCAGTAAGTCAATTACTTTGATACCGATAAAAGGAACGATTACTCCACCCAATCCATAAATAAATAGATTCTTGGTTAACAATTTGGAGGCATTCATCGGAACATAGTTTACCCCTTTCATGGCTAATGGAATTAATAGGGGAATAATCAATGCATTAAATATCAAAGCCGCTAATATGGCACTTTGCGGTGTGTCCAGCCCCATAATGTTGAGGGCTTTCATTTCTGGAATAGCAACCATAAACATGGCTGGAATAATCGCAAAGTATTTAGCGACGTCATTCGCGATACTAAAGGTAGTTAAAGCACCTCTTGTCATCAGAAGCTGCTTCCCAATCGCTACGATTTCAATGATCTTTGTTGGGTCTGAGTCCAGATCAACCATATTCGCCGCTTCCTTCGCAGCATGTGTTCCCGTATTCATTGCCAATCCTACATCCGCTTGAGCCAAGGCTGGTGCATCATTTGTTCCATCACCGGTCATGGCCACAAGCTTACCTTCAGCTTGTTCTCGCTTGATCACCCTAATTTTGTCTTCCGGCTTTGCTTCAGCAATATAATCATCAACCCCAGCTTCTTTTGCAATTGTTGCCGCTGTTAATGGGTTATCACCGGTACACATCACCGTCTTTATCCCCATTTTTCGTAATTCATCAAAACGTTTTTTCATGCCTGGTTTGACTGTATCTTTTAAATAAATAACACCCAATATTCGTTTTCCTTCTGCTACAGCCAGCGGTGTTCCGCCAAGTGACGCGACTTCATCACTAATGTTTTCTAAATCAAGTGGAATTTTTCCTCCCTGCTGCAGGATATATTTCTTGATTGCATCAACTGCACCCTTTCTAACTTTGGTGCCATCTGCCAGATCCGTCCCGCTCATTCTAGACTCAGCTGTGAATTCTACTCCTTCCGATCCTTCCTTTATTAATTCCTCTTTGACTGTTCCATCCTTCTTAACAAAATCAACCACGGAACGGCCTTCTGGGGTTTCATCATGCAGCGATGAATAAGCAGCAAACCTATTCATCTCTTTCTGGG
This window encodes:
- the kdpC gene encoding potassium-transporting ATPase subunit KdpC, with amino-acid sequence MLKSIRLVFVLLVICGLAYPLLLTGVSQVIMPAKAEGSLLENKAGELIGSRLIGQSFTDPGYFHGRVSSINYDAAGSGTPNYSPSNKEMIERTKSEMVKFLEENPTVKQSEIPADLVTNSGSGLDPNISIQGADIQVPRIAKERGISEERLYDLINTHKEGRSLGLFGEPRINVLEINIALDEL
- the kdpB gene encoding potassium-transporting ATPase subunit KdpB — protein: MSRKSKGNITSTILLEAGKDAFKKLNPKLMARNPVMFVVEIGFVMTLLLSIFPSLFGGDSDRGYNMAVSFILVLTILFANFAEALAEGRGKAQADSLKKTKQDTKAKVIQKDGSIKVVDAADLRKGDIVLVEANDFIPSDGDIIEGVASVDESAITGESATVIKESGGDFSSVTGGTKVISDYIKVKVSSDPGESFLDRMISLVEGAKRQKTPNEIALSTLLVGLTLIFLLVCTTLVPIASYINVNLPTATLVALLVCLIPTTIGGLLSAIGIAGMDRVTQFNVIAKSGKAVEAAGDINTIILDKTGTITLGNRMAFSLLPVKGVTQKEMNRFAAYSSLHDETPEGRSVVDFVKKDGTVKEELIKEGSEGVEFTAESRMSGTDLADGTKVRKGAVDAIKKYILQQGGKIPLDLENISDEVASLGGTPLAVAEGKRILGVIYLKDTVKPGMKKRFDELRKMGIKTVMCTGDNPLTAATIAKEAGVDDYIAEAKPEDKIRVIKREQAEGKLVAMTGDGTNDAPALAQADVGLAMNTGTHAAKEAANMVDLDSDPTKIIEIVAIGKQLLMTRGALTTFSIANDVAKYFAIIPAMFMVAIPEMKALNIMGLDTPQSAILAALIFNALIIPLLIPLAMKGVNYVPMNASKLLTKNLFIYGLGGVIVPFIGIKVIDLLLVLAGLS